The bacterium genomic interval GATAGCCGCCGCGGCGAACTCATCGTGCATCGAGGCGGGGATGCGGTCGAAGTCGTCGAACCACGGATCAGTGCTGAACATCCCGTCAGCGTCCTGCCAGTGCCCATGCCACCACCAGGGATGGGCCACAATGTCCACTAGGGGGTGGGTGACCAGGAACATGTTCTGGCGGTGGTAGTCGCGGATGATCTCGTCACGCTCCAGGGGCACGTACAGGGGCCAGTGCGTCCCGGCCACGACGTACTCGATGTGCAGATCGGCGATGTCCCGCTCGGTCAGGCCAAGGGCCGGGGCCGCTGCTGGAGGGCCGCCGCTGCGCAGGCCATAGGTCGCCGGCTCCGCGAGCCCGTCCGCCAGTTGCTGCAGCTCCCACTCTGAGACGGAACTGGCCTCGACCCCGAAGTGGAAGTTGGGGGCCGGCGCCTGCGCCTCCCACGCCGCGCGCGAGGCAACCAGGTCGGGCAGGTTGACCGGCGTGTGGATGTGGTCGGTGACGCCATAGGCGATGAAGCCATGCCGCTCCGCGGCTACCGGCATGTCCGCCATCGGCAGGGAGGCGCTGTCGCACGAATGGGAAGTGTGGATGTGCCAGTCGGAAGTGATCCTCATCATTGACCCTTCAGCCACTTGTCGAACCACGCGAAGGCCTTGCGGCCGCTGAACTCATGTCCGCCGGGGAAGCGGTCCAGGTCGCACCGCTCGGGCACCCCTGCCGCCTTGTAGCAGGCCTTCACATGTCGGTAGGCCTTCATGGCGTCATCCACCAGGAAGCACATGTCGTGCTCGCCGATCTCGGCCAGCATGGGTCGTGGAGCGATGAGCGAGGCGACGTCGTAGATGTCGCCGATGCGCCCCAGGCCGTGCATGTACTGCGCCCCGCAGAAGTTGCCGTTCTGGGAGAACGCCCCCGCCAACGTGCTCAGGTAGCAGACGATCGCGCAGGCGGTGATGCGCTCATCCAGAGCCGAGGTGTACGTGGTCATCGTGCCCCCGAAAGAGCAGCCGATCATGCCCAGGCGTTTGGGGTTCACGCTGGGCAGGCTCTGCAGCAGATCCAGTGTCCGCCGGGCATCCCACACCTGCAGGTTCAGATACTGGAAGCCGAAGTAGCCGTTGGCCATATAGGCGACATTGCAGCCATCGCGCGAGGGGCGGCGGACGAACTCATCGCGATCGAGGCGTTCGCCGAAGCCCCGCCAGTCGGGCGCGATGGTCACATAGCCGCGCCGCGTGAACTGCACGGCCATGGCGTGGCTGTAGTCCTCGTAGGGCTGGCCTTCACTGTCCAGGCCGACGCTGGGGTTCTTGCCCGGGCCGTGGCCGTGCGAGATGAGGAGGCCCGGCACGCGCTCCCCAGGCGCCAGGCCCTTGGGGGTCAGGATCCACGCCGGCACCGAGTTGAACGGGTCGCTGTCGTAGACGACCTTCTCACGGATGTAGTCGCCCTGATCGGTGCGTTCGAGGACCTCCAGGTTCAGGGG includes:
- a CDS encoding acetylxylan esterase; protein product: MPRRRRIFSQEEACLARLKACPSLCTCKATNPEEWRAWRKTFKRELLKYLGPDPESVPLNLEVLERTDQGDYIREKVVYDSDPFNSVPAWILTPKGLAPGERVPGLLISHGHGPGKNPSVGLDSEGQPYEDYSHAMAVQFTRRGYVTIAPDWRGFGERLDRDEFVRRPSRDGCNVAYMANGYFGFQYLNLQVWDARRTLDLLQSLPSVNPKRLGMIGCSFGGTMTTYTSALDERITACAIVCYLSTLAGAFSQNGNFCGAQYMHGLGRIGDIYDVASLIAPRPMLAEIGEHDMCFLVDDAMKAYRHVKACYKAAGVPERCDLDRFPGGHEFSGRKAFAWFDKWLKGQ